Proteins from a genomic interval of Lycium ferocissimum isolate CSIRO_LF1 chromosome 2, AGI_CSIRO_Lferr_CH_V1, whole genome shotgun sequence:
- the LOC132047623 gene encoding rust resistance kinase Lr10-like, with amino-acid sequence MCRGTILLTYFTIPYLILLIFLQISQTCNARKSKNNCSPSACGSIRNISYPFYLKTEYCGNPEIELACEGNQTVISVFSKKLQSVFSKKLHVQAIDYDNQTIRLVDPTLQSQDLCSLIPSRLIFNQYDGVSFSDMSERIFMLNCPSAINTTSTYLEITACELSRHTYLKTGEMIASEVSDGCRVEIIATTSWPNIKDDNNISLSDFHQAIIYGFELYYYPAIRLGRPWRKDYMFVYFFNYFLLYICFSNNLKRAVYSGAKFVIGLPFIIAFLVFKFKRRHLSMYDTIEGFLQTQNNFMPIRYNYSNIKRMTRGFKEKLGEGGYGSVYKGKLRSGRDVAVKMLSKPKTGGQDFMNEVATIGRIHHVNVVGLVGYCVERTKRALVYDFMPNGSLDKYISQEGSPLLSWQRQYDIVLGVARGIEYLHRGCDVRILHFDIKPHNILLDENFIPKISDFGLAKLYPTDNSIVTLTAARGTIGYVAPELISRSIGAISYKADVYSFGMLLMEMLDLKRNVVANEDNSSQYFPSWVYDKLNKGKEIVVDEETNDDEKKMARKMTLVALWCIQTNPVQRPSMSKVVEMLEGEVEVLEVPPQPLQSQPIAPFHQMESSTTFSSDSMALLENSVDNLIELDICHD; translated from the exons ATGTGTAGGGGAACAATTCTGCTGACATATTTCACAATACCATACTTGATCCTCCTTATATTTCTGCAGATTTCTCAAACATGCAATGCTAGGAAGAGTAAAAACAACTGTTCCCCTTCTGCTTGTGGTAGTATCCGTAACATAAGCTACCCTTTTTACTTAAAGACAGAATATTGCGGAAATCCAGAAATTGAATTAGCTTGTGAAGGTAACCAAACGGTTATATCGGTATTCTCCAAGAAGTTGCAATCGGTATTCTCCAAGAAGTTGCACGTTCAAGCTATCGACTATGATAATCAGACAATTCGCCTGGTAGATCCAACTTTACAATCACAAGATCTATGCTCTCTAATACCTTCTCGGCTTATCTTTAACCAATACGATGGTGTCTCCTTTTCCGATATGTCAGAGCGCATTTTCATGCTCAACTGTCCATCTGCTATTAATACAACTTCGACATATCTGGAAATTACTGCCTGTGAATTAAGCAGACACACTTATTTAAAGACGGGTGAAATGATTGCATCGGAAGTGAGTGATGGATGCAGAGTGGAAATTATAGCCACGACCTCTTGGCCTAATATTAAAGATGACAACAACATTTCCCTATCTGATTTTCATCAAGCTATCATCTACGGGTTTGAGCTTTATTATTATCCAGCAATACGACTTGGACGACCATGGCGTAAGGACTACATGTTTGTTTACttcttcaattattttttattatatatatgcttcagtaac AATCTCAAACGTGCAGTGTATTCGGGAGCAAAATTTGTAATCGGCCTTCCATTCATAATTGCATTTTTGGTGTTCAAATTCAAAAGGAGGCATTTATCAATGTACGATACGATTGAAGGCTTTTTGCAAACACAAAATAATTTCATGCCAATCAGATATAATTACTCCAACATAAAGAGAATGACCAGAGGGTTCAAAGAAAAATTAGGCGAGGGAGGCTATGGCAGTGTATATAAAGGAAAGCTTCGAAGTGGAAGAGATGTAGCAGTGAAGATGTTGAGCAAGCCTAAAACTGGTGGTCAAGATTTCATGAATGAAGTAGCTACCATTGGAAGGATTCATCATGTCAATGTGGTCGGACTCGTAGGATATTGTGTTGAGAGAACAAAGCGTGCTCTTGTATACGACTTCATGCCCAATGGATCACTTgataagtacattagtcaaGAAGGAAGTCCTCTGTTAAGTTGGCAGAGGCAGTATGACATTGTTCTTGGAGTGGCTCGAGGAATCGAATATTTGCATCGAGGCTGTGACGTACGAATTTTGCACTTTGACATCAAGCCACACAACATTCTTCTGGATGAGAATTTCATTCCAAAGATTTCTGACTTTGGGCTTGCGAAATTATATCCAACAGATAATAGCATTGTGACTCTCACAGCTGCTCGTGGAACGATTGGATATGTAGCTCCTGAGTTGATTAGTAGGAGCATTGGAGCAATCTCTTATAAAGCTGATGTTTATAGTTTTGGAATGCTGCTAATGGAAATGCTTGACTTGAAAAGAAATGTAGTTGCAAATGAAGACAATTCTAGCCAGTATTTTCCTTCTTGGGTTTATGATAAGTTGAACAAGGGCAAGGAGATAGTGGTGGATGAAGAAACAAATGATGATGAAAAGAAGATGGCTAGAAAGATGACTTTAGTTGCGTTATGGTGCATACAAACAAATCCGGTACAACGCCCTTCAATGAGTAAAGTAGTAGAAATGCTTGAAGGTGAAGTTGAAGTGCTAGAAGTACCTCCTCAGCCTCTTCAATCTCAACCAATTGCTCCGTTTCATCAGATGGAAAGTTCCACGACGTTTTCGTCTGATTCAATGGCTTTGTTAGAAAATTCTGTTGATAATCTCATTGAATTAGATATATGTCATGATTGA